The sequence TTTTTCCGGGCCGCCGGCTTCGTAACCGGTCTTGGCGAACGGCTTGCCGGTGGCATCGCAGAGGATGATGGACGGGAAACCCTCGACGCCGAATTTCTCCTGGAGGCCGTCGTTCTGCTTCTTGGTCTCGGCGGAAATCTTGGCCTCGTCCTGCGGGAAATCGACTTCCACGAGCACGAACTTGTCCTTCACCCCGGCCTTGAAAGCGTCCTTGGAGAACACCTCGTCATTGAGCTTGATGCACCAGCCGCACCAGTCGGACCCGGTGAAGTCGAGAAGCAGGTCCTTCTTCTCCTCGGCGGCCTTCTTTTTCGCGGCCTCGAAGTCGCTGGTCCAGCCCTCGCCCCCGGCGAACGCGGAACCGATGCTATGGAGCGCCACGATGGCGGCGCAGGTGATGGTGTTGAATTTCATGAGCGTAGGCTGATGTGCTGGCACCGTGGATGGGGTGGTGCCGGGAGTCTAGGGGATTTTGTCCGGCCGGATCAGGAACCGGACAGGCAGGCGCGGATTTCCTCCGCGATGATTTTCAGGCCGTCCCGGACCACGGACTCGTCCATGGCGAAGCTCACGCGGATGCACTCCTCGCGGTGGCGCCAGGCCGGATCGTCGTGGCCGAAGAAGAAGTAATGGCCGGGCACCACCAGCACCTCGCGGCGCTTCAGGCGCTCGTAGAGTTCCTTCGAGGTGATCGGCAGGCCGGGGAACCAGAACCAGAGGAACAGGGCCCCCTCCGAGCGGTGGACGCGCCACGGGAAGTCATCGCCGAAAATCTCCTCCGCGGCCTTCACCGCGAGCCGGGACTTTTCCTGGTAGAACGGACGGACGATGTCGTTGGAGAGCTCCAGGATCTTCCCGGATTCCACCAGCGGCAGGACGATCTGCTGGCCGATGTTGGTGTTCGCCAAGCCGACGATGGCGCTCATCGAGCCGAGGGCGCGGATGATTTCAGGCGGCCCGATCACGATGCCGGTGCGCGTGGCGGGCAGGCCGATCTTCGAGAGGCTGAAGGTGAGGACCACGTGCTCATCCCAGAATGGCTTGGCGTCGGCGAAGAAGATGTTCGGGAAGGGCGCGCCGTAGGCGTTGTCGATGATCAGCGGGATGCCGTGCTCCTTCGCGATGCCGGAAAGGCGGGCGACCTCGGCGTCGGTGAGGACGTTGCCGGTGGGGTTGGTCGGGCGGGAGAAGCAGATCGCGGCGACGTCGTCCCCGATCTCCAGATTGTCGAAATCGACGCCGTATTTGAACTCGTGCGGGCCGGTCTCGGTGATCACCGGCGGCACGGCGCGGAACAGCTCCTCGGACGCGGATTGGTTCGCATAGCCGATGTATTCCGGCACCACCGGCAGCAGGATCTTCTTGCGGCGGCCGTCCGGCATGGCTCCGGCGAGCAGGTTGAAGAGGAAAAAGAACGCGGTCTGGCCACCGGCGGTGACGGCGACGTTTTCCGGGCCGATGTTCCAGCCGAAGGACTCGCGGAACAGTTTCGCGATGGCCTCCAGGAAATGGGGGTTGCCACGCGGGGAATCGTAGCGGGTGAGCGAGCGCTCCAGGCCACCCTCCTCCGCCATCAGCTCCTCCAGGCGCTGACGCCACACGGCATTGATCTCCGGGATGCGGGCGGGCTGGCCGCCACCGAGCATCTTGATGTTCGGGCCACCCTTGGCGAGGGCGTGGCCGAGGTCGTCCATGAGTTCCTCGATGCCGCTGCCGGTGCCGAGGTGGCGGCCGATGGTGGAGAATTCAAATGCCATGGTGGGAATGCGTTGGTTGACCGAAGGAAAGCCGCTTCTATAGTCGCCCCCGGTTCCGAACAACCCCAATACCACCATGGCACTCCAAGTCGGCGACAAAGCCCCGGATTTCACCCTCGTGACGAAAACGGCCGAAGGCCCGCAGCTCGTGAAACTCTCCGATCACATCGGCCAATCGAACATCCTGCTGCTGTTCGTGCCGATGGCCTTCACGGGCGTCTGCACCACCGAGCTGTGCGACATCACCTCCGGCCTGTCCGAATACGAGGCGCTGGACGCCAAGGTGTTCGGGATCTCCGGTGACAGCCCGTTCGCCCAGGAAGCCTGGGCCAAGCAGTCCGGCATCAACCTGCCGCTGCTGAGCGACTACGAGCACACCGTGGCCAAGGCCTACGACGTGGCCTACGAGCAGTTCCTGCCCGAGGCGAACCTGATCATGGGCGGCGTGGCGAAGCGCTCCGCCTTCGTGATCGATAAGGCTGGCGTGATCCGCTACTCCGAATCCCAGGACCACCCGAAGGATCTCCCGGACTTCAACGCGGTGAAGGAGACCCTCAAGAGCCTCTGAGCCATCCGGTTTTCCCAAGAAAAAAGCCGCGGGTGACCGCGGCTTTTTTCGTGTCTGGAAGATGGGTGGAAATCAGTTCCCGGCGGGCTTTTCCGCAGGTGCCTCAGCCGAAGGAGCAGCCTCCGCGGCGGGCTTGTGCTCGGCGGGTGCCTTGGTGTCGGCGGGAGCGGGCACGGGCACATCGGTCGGCGGAGCGGCCGGATCGATCACGGTGGGAACGGCACCGCTCGGCGGAGTCTCGCCCGGCGGGATCAGCGGGATGCTCTGGTCGATGGGCTTCACCGGGCCACCCGGCAGCGGCGGATACACCTGGACCTCTCCGGGAGCCCCCGGCAGACCGGCGACAGGAGCGGACGGATCCGTGACGAGCACGGAGGCGACATAACCCACCTCGCCGGAATCGAGTTCAACCTTGAGATATGCCCCGTCGGTGGAAATGACCTTCATCTGGGTGCCGAGTTTCAACAACTTGTCGGCATCGCCTTCACCGCGCGGGCGCTTCACGAAGAACGCGGTGTTGTCGGTCACCGCGCGGACGAACTGGCCCGGGGAAAACGACGAGCCACCCGCTTGGCCGAGGTCGTTCTTTCTCAGGGAGCCGGGAGCGGTCAAGGGGTCGAAATCGCCGCTGGTGCTGAGCGGTCGATTGAGGGTGTCGCAGGAGGCCAGGGTCAGGGCCGCGGCGACAGGCAAGAGCAGGGACTTCATTTGCGCCATCAAGTTGGCACGGCCCCCTAGGAGGGTCAACGGCATTCACGGACGTATTCCCGCAGTGCATCCTGCCACCCGCGGGGGGCCTCGCCGAGACATGCCGACAATCTGTTAGTGGCCATGGCGGTGTGGCGCGGACGGGGCGCACGGAAGGCGGTGGTGGCGTCCAGCGCGGTGGCCGCCACCGGGGGCAGGGAGGCCAAACGCCCCTGCCGGACGAGTTCATCCACGATCACCTCCGCCATGCCGTGCCAGCTCACCGGCTCGCCGGATTGGCAGGCGTGGACGATGCCCTCGGTGCCGGTTTCGATCAGTCGCTCCGTCCATGTTGCGAGGTCGCGGGTGTGGGTCGGCAGCGACCACTTGTCGGCGATGGCGGCAAGCGGCTGACCCGCCAGCGCGGCGCGGACGATGCCGTCCGTGAACGACGGCTTCTCAGGCCCGAAGACCCAGGACACGCGGACCACGCAGGTCCCGGGATGGGCGAGCACCGCCAGTTCCCCTTCCCGCTTGGTCGTGCCGTAGACCGAAAGCGGTTGAGGAACATCGTCCTCGGTTTTCAGACCCGGCGCTTCCCCGGAGAAGACGTAATCGGTGCTGAAATGGATCAGCCGGACACCGCGGCGGGTGGCCCACGCGGCCAGCTCGCCCGGAGCCTCGACGTTCAGGCGACGGGCCAGCGCGGGATCGTCCTCGCTGGCCTCCAGGCCTGTTAGGCCCGCGGGATTGAGGAACACATCGCAGTCCAGCTCCCCGAGCGCGGCCGCCATCGCAGCGGGATCGGCGAGGTCGAAGCGCGCGCGTGACAATTCAGTCACCTCGTGCCGCCCGGCGAAATGCGCCGCCAATGCCGCGCCCACCCGTCCGGTCGTGCCGGTCACCGCGATCTTCATGCGGGCAGCGAAACCGATCGCGGAATTCCGCGCCAGCCGACACTTGCCGAAGACCCGGCTTTTCCACGATACTGGCTCACCGTGCCACGTGACCTCACCCGACCGCTCGTGACCGGCGGTGCCGGATTCATCGGCTCCGCCCTCGTCCGGCTATTGCTCGCCCGCCCCGAGGTGGAGCGGGTGGTGGTGCTGGACAAGCTGACCTACGCGGGCTCGATCGGCCGGCTGCCGGAGGGCGGCAAGCACCCGCGGCTGACCTTCCTGCGCGGCGACGTGGCGGACCGAGAAACGCTGGTCCACCTGCTCGATTTCCACGGCATCACCGGCGTGCTGCACCTCGCGGCGGAGTCCCACGTCGACCGCTCGATCGAGCGACCGGACGATTTCATCGCCACCAACATCGTCGGCACCGCCTGCCTGCTCGACGTCTGCCGCCACGCGGGAATTCCGCTGCTGCATTGCTCGACGGACGAGGTTTACGGCTCGATCGAGGCACCCGGCGTGTTCACCGAGGAATCGCCACTGCGCCCATCCTCGCCCTATTCGGCGTCGAAAACCTCCGCCGACCTGCTGTGCCTGGCGGCGGCGACCACCTACGGCCAGGACGTGGTGATCACCCGCAGCTCGAACAACTACGGGCCGCGCCAGCACCCGGAGAAACTCATCCCGCGCATGATCCAGTGCGCCCTGCGCGATGAACCGCTGCCGGTCTATGGCAGCGGCCTGCAGGTGCGGGACTGGATGCACGCGGACGACCACGGCAGCGGCCTGATCGCCGCCTATCTCAAGGGCGCACCCGCCGGAGTCTACAACCTCGGCGCGCGCTGCGAGCGGACGAACCTCGACCTGGTGCGGAGCATCCTTTCGATCCTCGGCAAACCGGAATCGCTGATCCGCCATGTGACGGACCGCCCCGGGCACGACCTGCGCTATGCGGTCGATCCATCCAAGGCGGAGCACGAGCTCGGCTGGCGCGCGCGCGCGGACTTCGAGCGGGATTTCACCGCCACGGTCCACCAGCTCGCACGCGAGCTGGTGTAAGGCCCAGGCTTGTTAGAGGATGCCCTGCTCGCGCAGTTCCTCGTCCACATCCGGGTAATCGGCACCGGCATCGCGGATGCCGGCGAGGCGGCGGCGGGCACCGCGGGCGGTTTCCGGGCCGTTCACCTTGTTGGCGATGCCACCGACCAGCAACGGCACAAGGGCCGCGATGCCGAGGCCACCGAGCGCGATGGCCACGCCACGGCGCGCGTTGCGGTGCATCAGATCGCCCAGCAGCATCCCGGCGGCCGCGCCCAGGAGGCCCGGTGCCACCAAGGCGGTGGTTTCGATCCAATCACGCTGCGTGTCTGCGGAGTCGTTCGGCATGCGGATAATCTAGCAACTTGTCATCCCGCGACAACCGGAAACACGTGCCGGTCGTTTCCCGCTTCCCGATTCCACAAGCACGCCCGTAGGATACGGGCGTCATGCCGAATACCCGAGCCACCTACGCCCTGATCCTCGCCGGAGGATCCGGCACCCGCTTCTGGCCGCTGAGCCGGAATTCGCGGCCGAAACAACTTTTGCAGCTCTTCGGGGAGGACACGTTGCTCGAACAAACGATCCGCCGCCTCGAGGGGCTGGTGCCGGTCGAGAACATCCTGATCCTCACCAACTCGCAGCAGGAAGCCGGCGTCCGCGAGGTCGCCTCGATGCTGCCGCCGGAGAACATTTTCGCCGAACCCGCCAAGCGCGATACCGCCCCGGCCGTGGCCCTCGGCATCGGCCTGGTCGCCGCCCGCGACCCGGACGCCACCATGATGGTGCTGCCCGCCGACCAGCTCATCCAGGACGTGGAGGCTTACCAGGCGGTGATGCGCGACGCGATCGCCGTGGCCGAGCATTCCGACGGCCTGGTCACCATCGGCATCCGCCCGACCTGGCCGTGCCCGTCCTACGGCTACATCGAGCGCGGCGAACGCGCCTCGATCCCGACCCTCGACGTCGAGCACAAGCCGCGCGAGGTGAAGCGCTTCCGCGAAAAGCCCGCGCCGGAGCTGGCCGAGCAGTTCCTGGCCCACGGCGGTTTCTCGTGGAACGCCGGCATGTTCGTGTGGTCCCTGCCCACCGTGATCCAGCAGCTCGCCAAACACGCGCCGCAGCTCGCGGGCTTCATTTCCGAAATGCGCGGTTCCAAGGACCTCGCGGCCACCATCGCCGCCCAGTTCCCGAACCTCACGCCGATCTCGATCGACTACGCCCTGATGGAGAAGGCCGCGCGCGTCCTCAACATCGAGGCGACCTTCGATTGGGACGACGTCGGCTCCTGGCTGTCCGTGGCCGAATACCTTGAGAAGACCGGCGAGAACAACCGCGTCAACCAGCCGGTGACCGAACTCGATGCCGAGAACAACATCGTCTTCAACGCCCGCAAGGGCAGCCGGGTGGCCCTGCTGGGCGTGGACGACCTGATCGTGGTGCAGACCGAGGACGCCCTGCTCATCGCCAACCGCCACCAGGCCGACGACATCAAGAAGCTCGTGGACCTGCTGCCGAAGGAATTGCTCTGATCCGCCCGTGAGCGACTCCACCTGCCATCCCGCGCTCGGCATCGACCACGGCGACGCCCGCATCGGCATCGCCGCCACGGACGATTTCGGCATCCTCGCCCACCCGGTCGAGACCATCGACCGGGCGAAGACCGATCCGCTCGAGCGCATCCCGCAACTGGTCGCCCAGCGCCGGATCAAGACGCTGGTGGTAGGCCTGCCGGTGCGGATGGATGGCAGCGAGGGAACCTCCGCGGAAAAGGTCCGCGCCTTCGCCGCGAAACTTGCCGCGGCCTTGCCGGACCTGCCGCTGGTGTTCGTGGATGAAACGCTGACCACCTCCGCCGCCTCCGGCAAACTCCGCGAGGCCGGCCGCAAGGCGAAGCACCAGAAGGCGGTGATCGACCAGGCCGCTGCCGTGGAAATCCTCAACACCTGGATGGAGGAAAACGGTTAGCCCCGCCCCTCTTCCATTCGTCATTGGGATTTAGTCCTTAGTCATTTCTTCCACCGTGCGCCTGAAACTCACCATCGCCTACGACGGGCGTCCCTACGAGGGCTGGCAGTCCCAGGTCGGCAACAACACCGTCCAGGACCACCTCAAGGAAGCGCTGGCGCTCACCGCCAAGGAACCGGTGGCGCTGCTGGGCTCCGGCCGCACCGATGCCGGGGTGCACGCGCTCGCCCAGACCGCCCATTTCGACGCGCCGGAGCACCTGACGATGAATCCCTACAACTGGGTGCCCGCGCTGAACACCAAGCTGCCCGCGACCATCCGCGTGCTGGCCTGCGAGGAGGTGGCCGCGGATTTCCACGCCCGCTTTTCCGCCACCGCGAAGGTCTACCGCTACGACCTGTGCACCGATCCGGTGCTTTCCCCGTTCAAGGCCGGGCTGGCGTGGCATGTGCCGCGGCTGCTGGACGCGGACGTGCTCCAACAGGCGCTCCACGTGTTCACCGGTCGCCACGATTTCCAAGGCTTCGCGGCCAACCGCGGCAACGAAACCCCGGACACCGACTGGCACCGCACCATCTCCGCCGCCGAGCTGGAGGCCCGGCCGGACGGCTACCGCATCACCTGGTGCGGGGACGGCTTCATGTACAAGATGGTCCGCCTGATGACCGGAGCGGCGGTGCACACCTCGCAGGGCCGCATGCGCCTGGACGACCTGGCGAAGCTGTTGGATCAGCCGCCGGGACTGCCCTTCGGCAAGTCCCCGCTGTGCGCGCCCTCGGACGGGCTTTACCTGCAGGAAGTACGATACGGTTCGTAGGCGGTCACAGCCCCGACCAAGTCGGCTCGTTGCCGGGCTTCCACTTGATGTTGCAGCCGCTGCTCGGATAGGGCCGGATCATCGGCGGCTCGCCGGCAATCATCCGTCGCACCGCCTCACCGAGGTCACCGCCGGTCGGCTGGAGGCCGCCGCGCGGACGGGAATCATCGAACTGCCCGGCGTAGGTCAGGTTCAGATCCGCATCGAAGAGGAAGAAGTCCGGGGTGCAGGCGGCGGCATAGGCGCGGGCCACCTTTTGGTCGGCGTCGATCAGGTATGGGAAATCCCAGGCGTGGGTGGCCGCGAATTCCTTCATGTGCTCGGGGCCGTCCTGCGGGTACTTTTCGAGGTCATTGGACACGATCGCCACCGTGCCCACGCCGCGGGACTCGATCTCGCGGGCAAAATCGCCGAGGGCGTCCGCGAGATGCACTACGTAGGGACAATGGTTGCAGGCGAACACCACAAGCAAGCCATTGGCTCCCAGCACGTCATCGAGATTGGTGACGATCCCGTCGGCGGTCGGAAGCGAGAAGTGGGGCGCCCGGTCGCCGGGCTTCAGGAGGAACGTCGAGAGAACTTCAGCCATGACATACCCATAACCCCGCGCGGGGATTTTCGAAAGAGGGAATCGGTCTGTTGGGCTCGGGAAATTACGGTTGCACGCGGCGGGGAAAGGCCTTCATTCCTCCGCAGAGATGTTGCCACCCCTCACCGCCGACGACCGCGAGCGCTACTCCCGCCACCTGCTGATTCCGGGCGTGGGCGAGGAAGGCCAGCGCAAGCTGAAAGCCTCCTCCGTCCTCCTCATCGGCACCGGCGGGCTGGGCTCCCCTGCCGCGCTCTATCTGGCTGCCGCCGGGGTGGGCCGCATCGGCCTGATCGATCCGGACACGGTGGACCGCTCGAACCTCCAGCGGCAGATCCTCCACGGCGAATCGATGGTCGGGAAACCGAAGCTCGAAAGTGCCGCCGCCCGCCTCCGCGAGCTCTCGCCGCACCTCCAGCTCGATCTCCACCCGGTCATGTTCACGCCGGACAATGCCGACGAGATCGCGCGGCCCTACGACGTGATCGTGGACGGAACCGACAATTTCCCGACCCGCTTTCTTTCGAACGACGTCGCGTTTTTCCAAAAGAAGCCGAACGTCTATGGCTCGATCTTCCGCTTCGACGGCCAAGTGACGGTCTTCGCGCCCCACCTCGGCGGCCCGTGCTACCGCTGCCTCCTGCCGGAGCTCCCCGCCGCGGGCGCGGTGCCGTCCTGCAACGAGGCGGGCGTCCTGGGCGTGCTGCCCGGCATCATCGGCTCGCTGCAGGCGATGGAGACGATCAAGCTGCTGCTCGGCATCGGCGAAGTCCCGCTGGGCAAGCTGACCTGCTACGACGCCCTCCGCAGCTCCTTCCGCACCCTCACGCTGCGCCGCGATCCGGCCTGCAAGCTCTGCGGTGACCACCCTTCCATCACTTCCATCCGGAATCCCGAAACCCTCGCCTCCACCTCCTGCTCCATGGACGACAATCTTCCCGCCATCTCCGCCGAAGAACTCAAGCGCCGCCTCGAAAGCGGTTTCGAGGGCACGCTCCTCGACGTCCGCGAACCGGATGAATACGCCGCCGCCAGCATCCCCGGCAGCCGCCTGATCCCGCTGGGCACCTTCGAGGCCAGCATCCCGGACCTGCCGCGCGACGAGCAGATCCTGATCCATTGCAAGTCCGGCCGCCGCTCGGCCCGCGCCGTGCAGGCGCTGCTCGACGCCGGTTTCAGCAACGTGCTGAACGTGACCGGCGGCATCGACGCCTGGCACAAGCTACCGTAAAGGCCGGCGGCCCGGTGCCGCTTCCTTCACCCGGGGTTTGCCAAATCCCACATGGAATTTGCATTCCTGCCATTGCCTGCAACGGCCGCGCCACTCAAGGTGCGAGCCTAGCAATGGATCAGACGATTTCGATTTCCGGCGACGTGGCGGACACGGCGGCGGCTCCGGTCGCGCGCCGGGTGCCGGTTTCCCTCCAGACCCGGATGGTGATCCTGTCGTATCTGGCCTATTTCTTCTACTACTTCACGCGCAAGCACCTCGGGGTGGCCACCGCCTCGCTGGTCGACGCGGGTTATAGCAAGCAGCTCATCGGCGATGCGAATTTCGGCTTCAGCCTGCTCTACATGGTCGGGCAGGGCGTGAGCGGTTATCTGGGCGACCGGATCGGCCCCCGCATCACCATCTGCGCGGGCATGGTGCTCTCCGCGCTGGCCACGCTGGCCTTCGGGTTCTTCCCGCTGATGGGGCTGCTGGTGGTGACCTGCACGCTGAACGGTTTCTTCCAAGCGACCGGTTGGTCGAACACCTGCAAGGTGGTGTCCTCCTGGGTTACTCCGGCCCAGCGCGGGCGGGTGATGGGATTCTGGCTGACCTGCTACATTCTCGGCAGCCTCGCCGCCACGGCGCTCGCGGGCTTGGTGGTCCAGTATTGGGGGTGGAAGCACCTGTTCCAGGCCGCCGGACTGATCGTGCTGGTGGTGGGCATCGTGCAAGGGCTGTTCCTGATCAGCCGACCGAAGGACGCGGGCTATGAGATCGAGGAAGAGGCCGCCTCCCATGGTGCATCGCTGGAAAAGCCGAAGGGTTTTTCCGAAGTCATCCGCCATCCCTCGGTGCTGCTGCTCGGGGTTTCCTACACCGGCATCAAGTTCATCCGTTACACCTTCTTCGCGTGGCTGCCGCTCTATCTGCGGGAGGTCGCGAAAGCCGGGAACGACACCGCGGCCTACACCTCCCTCGCCTTCGAGATCGGCGGGGTGATCGGATTGCTGCCGAGCGGCTACCTGGCCGCGCGGTGGTTCCCCGACAACCGCACCCGGCTCGCCTTCGTGGCGCTGCTGGTGATGACCCTGGTGGTCGTCCTCTACCGGCAGATGGGCGGAGCGGCAGGCAGCAACCTGTATGCCCACGGCATCGGCCTGGCGGGCATCGGGGCCTTCCTCTACATCGCGGACTCCATCGTTTCCGGAACCGCCGCGCAGGACCTCGGCGGCGCGGCGAAGACCGCTTCCGTGGCGGGGGTGATCAACGGCATCGGATCGATCGGGGCCTTGTGCTCGTCGAAGGTGCCGATCTGGTTGGAGGAACGCTGGGGCTGGGACTCCATCTTCGTGGCGTTCATCGTCCTGTCGGTGGTGTCCTGCATCGCGATCGCACCGGTGGCGATGAAGAGGGAGCTCAAGCCAATCTGAGCCATCGTCGCCGAACATGAGAACCGCTAGGGTCGTGCGCGCCCTTCCCTTCTATCCGCATTTCCATCGTCGCTACGCGACTCCATCCCGTGGTGGGCCTTGTCCCGTGGGTTGAAACCCACGGCTACGATCCGCTGCCACTCCGTGGCAAAATCCAAACGACCCGGACGGCTCCATTTCCCATTCAAACCCGACCCAAACATCATCGATCCCATCGATGATGTCGTGAAAACTGTCGATTTTGCCGCGGGCACGAGAAGGCCTAATCTCTGGCACCGACATGCCTGCCGACCTACCTCCCCCACCTGCCCGCGAGCCGGTGGTGCTGCTGCATGGCCTCTGCCGCAGCGCCAGTTCGATGCGGCCGATGCAGCGCGAGCTGGAGTCGGCAGGCTTCACGGTGAGCAATGTCGACTATCCCTCGCGCGTCTCGGGGATCGGGGAACTGAGCGAGTCGGTGATCGGCACCATCCTGGCCTGCCACCCCGGCACCCGGGTCCATTTCGTCTGTCACTCGCTGGGGGGAATCCTGGTCCGCCAATACGCGGCGCGGCATCCCCGCGCGGCCATCGGCAAGGTGGTGATGCTCGGCCCGCCCAACGGCGGCAGCGAGGTGGTGGACCGACTCGGCACGTGGCGTTTGTTCTCATGGATCAACGGCCCGGCGGGGCAACAGCTCGGAACCGGGAACGACTCGGTGCCGAAGCATCTCGGCCCGCCGCCCTTCCAAGCTGGCATCATTGCCGGAAACCGGTCGATCAACTGGATCAACAGCCTGATGATCCCGGGGCTCGACGACGGCAAGGTGTCGGTGGAAAGCACCCGCTTGCCCGGGGCCAGGGATCACTTGGTGGTCGCCAGCTCACATCCGTTCCTCATGCGGAACCGCGAGGTCATGCGTCAAACCGTGGCCTTTTTGAAACAAGGCAGCTTCGACCACTCCAGCGACGACGAACCACGAAAGGCTCGAAATTTCACGAAAGGATAGAGCCCGCACGCCCCTCCCTTTTCGTGCCCTTTTCGTGCCCTTTTCGTGCCCTTTTCGTGCCCTTTTCGTGCCCTTTTCGCGCCCTTTCGTGTGTTTCGTGGATTAAAACTCCACTCGCTCACCGCACCACTTCGGTGCCGATGCCGCCATCGGTGAAGATCTCCAGCAGCAGGGCGTGGGGCAGGCGGCCATCGACGAAGTGGACCTTGCGGACACCGGCGTTGAGAGCGTCGACCGCGCTGCGGATCTTCGGAATCATGCCGCCGGAAATGGTGCCATCCGCCACCAGTTCGTCGGCCTGCTTGCGGTTCACCGACTTGATGAGCGTGGAGGGATCGGACGGGTCCTTCATCAGTCCCGGAACGTCCGAGAGGTAAACGAGCTTCGCCACGCGGAGTTCTTTCGCCAGCGCGGCGGCGGCGAGGTCGGCGTTGATGTTGAGCGGCTTGCCCGTCGCCAGTTCGGCGGCGAGTGGGGAAATCACCGGCACGATGCCCGCGCTGTGGGCGGCATCCATGTGCTCCAAGTGGCAGCCGACGACTTCGCCGACGCGGCCGATGTCGACGCGCTTGCCCTCGGGGTCGACGCCCTTGGTCTTCTCGCCGATGAACACGTCAGTACCGGGGATGCCGACCGCCTTGCCGCCGAAGTCACGAATCATCCGGACGAGGCTGGGATTGAGCTCCTCGGAAAGCACGCGGGAGACGATGTCGATGGCCTCCTCGGTGGTGACGCGGAAACCGCCGACGAACTTCGCCTCCAGCCCGGCATCTTTCATTGCGGCGGAGATCGCCTTGCCGCCGCCGTGGACGACGATCGGGTTGATGCCCGCGACCTCGAGGAACACGATGTCCCGCATCACCTTGGCGACCAGATCCGGATCCTCCATGGCGGAGCCGCCCATCTTGATGAGGAAAGTCTTGCCACGGAAGGCCTGGAGATACGGCAGGGCTTCAATGAGAGCGTCGGCTTTGTCGATGGTTTGCTGGAGGCTCATGGCGGGGCGGGACTGTGGGAGGTTCGGGAAAGTTTGGAAAGCGGGAGCTGCGGTGGCTCACTTTTTCTTTTTCGGAGCCTTCTTGGCTGGCTGTTTGGCCGGTGGCTTGGCGGCCTTCTTCGCCGCCTTCTTCGCAGGCGAGGCAGGTTTGGGGGCTGGCGGCGGAGCGGGTTCCGGCTTAGGCGCCTCGGGCGGGGCAGGCTTGCGTTCGCGGGGGGGCTTGTCTGGCTTCGGCTCGGCCGCGAC comes from Luteolibacter sp. LG18 and encodes:
- the moeB gene encoding molybdopterin-synthase adenylyltransferase MoeB — its product is MLPPLTADDRERYSRHLLIPGVGEEGQRKLKASSVLLIGTGGLGSPAALYLAAAGVGRIGLIDPDTVDRSNLQRQILHGESMVGKPKLESAAARLRELSPHLQLDLHPVMFTPDNADEIARPYDVIVDGTDNFPTRFLSNDVAFFQKKPNVYGSIFRFDGQVTVFAPHLGGPCYRCLLPELPAAGAVPSCNEAGVLGVLPGIIGSLQAMETIKLLLGIGEVPLGKLTCYDALRSSFRTLTLRRDPACKLCGDHPSITSIRNPETLASTSCSMDDNLPAISAEELKRRLESGFEGTLLDVREPDEYAAASIPGSRLIPLGTFEASIPDLPRDEQILIHCKSGRRSARAVQALLDAGFSNVLNVTGGIDAWHKLP
- a CDS encoding MFS transporter, which gives rise to MDQTISISGDVADTAAAPVARRVPVSLQTRMVILSYLAYFFYYFTRKHLGVATASLVDAGYSKQLIGDANFGFSLLYMVGQGVSGYLGDRIGPRITICAGMVLSALATLAFGFFPLMGLLVVTCTLNGFFQATGWSNTCKVVSSWVTPAQRGRVMGFWLTCYILGSLAATALAGLVVQYWGWKHLFQAAGLIVLVVGIVQGLFLISRPKDAGYEIEEEAASHGASLEKPKGFSEVIRHPSVLLLGVSYTGIKFIRYTFFAWLPLYLREVAKAGNDTAAYTSLAFEIGGVIGLLPSGYLAARWFPDNRTRLAFVALLVMTLVVVLYRQMGGAAGSNLYAHGIGLAGIGAFLYIADSIVSGTAAQDLGGAAKTASVAGVINGIGSIGALCSSKVPIWLEERWGWDSIFVAFIVLSVVSCIAIAPVAMKRELKPI
- a CDS encoding alpha/beta fold hydrolase, which codes for MPADLPPPPAREPVVLLHGLCRSASSMRPMQRELESAGFTVSNVDYPSRVSGIGELSESVIGTILACHPGTRVHFVCHSLGGILVRQYAARHPRAAIGKVVMLGPPNGGSEVVDRLGTWRLFSWINGPAGQQLGTGNDSVPKHLGPPPFQAGIIAGNRSINWINSLMIPGLDDGKVSVESTRLPGARDHLVVASSHPFLMRNREVMRQTVAFLKQGSFDHSSDDEPRKARNFTKG
- the argB gene encoding acetylglutamate kinase, giving the protein MSLQQTIDKADALIEALPYLQAFRGKTFLIKMGGSAMEDPDLVAKVMRDIVFLEVAGINPIVVHGGGKAISAAMKDAGLEAKFVGGFRVTTEEAIDIVSRVLSEELNPSLVRMIRDFGGKAVGIPGTDVFIGEKTKGVDPEGKRVDIGRVGEVVGCHLEHMDAAHSAGIVPVISPLAAELATGKPLNINADLAAAALAKELRVAKLVYLSDVPGLMKDPSDPSTLIKSVNRKQADELVADGTISGGMIPKIRSAVDALNAGVRKVHFVDGRLPHALLLEIFTDGGIGTEVVR